Proteins encoded in a region of the Salvelinus sp. IW2-2015 linkage group LG27, ASM291031v2, whole genome shotgun sequence genome:
- the LOC111953692 gene encoding DNA ligase 4-like: MEGTSKGEAAAPQSSVAAQVPFLHLCTTLEKIQKTKLRPDKSKFLRDFIDSWRKFHAALHKDNPTTTDSFYPAMRLIVPSFERERMAYGIKESMLAKLYIDVLGLPKNGPEANKLLNYRTPTTSQGEAGDFALMTYFVLKKRCTSQGNLTIREVNDFLDSVAINNAGKQKDLVKKSLLHLITQSTALEQKWLIRMILKDMKLGVSKETVLQVFHLDAAELYNFTTDLNKVCRQLHDPSVSLSEVSIGLFFAFKPMLAAMANMRQVEKQMGNSTFFIETKLDGERIQLHKDGDVYKYFTRNSFEYTQQFGASPLEGSLTPFIHNVFKPHVVKCILDGEMMAYNPTADTFMQKGSKFDIKRLVDDSELQTCFCVFDVLLVNDHKFGNETLKVRHDNLQTVFTPVKGRIHVVPKTEAKTMQEVVNALNEAIDNREEGIMVKDPSSVYKPDKRGEGWLKIKPEYVDGLMDELDLLIVGGYWGKGRRGGMMSHFLVAVAEAPKPGEKPSVFHTLCRIGSGYTMKELYDLGLKLAKHWKVYRKNDPPASILCGTERPEVYIDPCNSVIIQVKAAEIVSSDMYKTNCTLRFPRIEKIREDKEWHQCMTLAELDQFRNKASGKLFSRHLRINDNDGPEKKKRKLPAAAKPKKAVGVIDHFKSQDLSGVTKERNMFEDVEFCVMNGNEAHTKAELEKAVARCGGIVVQNPGPDTYCVIAAVENMRVKNLISSDQHDVVWAAWLLECLDRKQVVPWQPCHMIHMSPSTKEHFAKEYDCYGDSYFVDTDEQQLREVFGRIGRADTLTAQCIAKLEERYSWDDLPTSMFRPFRVYMDRYADIGDPKSIVPATCLDTRALEFRFHGGTVVQKLEEGVSHVIVVEETRVLALRTLRRLFTKKFKIVRESWVTESIKAGFLRNDNDYLV; the protein is encoded by the coding sequence ATGGAGGGAACCTCAAAAGGCGAAGCTGCTGCTCCCCAGAGCTCTGTCGCTGCTCAAGTTCCATTTCTTCACCTGTGCACCACGCTTGAAAAAATACAGAAGACCAAACTCCGACCAGACAAATCAAAGTTTCTCCGTGACTTCATAGACTCCTGGAGGAAGTTCCATGCGGCCCTCCACAAAGACAACCCTACCACCACAGACTCTTTCTACCCGGCCATGCGTCTCATAGTCCCCTCGTTCGAAAGGGAGCGTATGGCCTATGGCATTAAAGAGAGTATGTTAGCCAAGCTCTACATAGACGTCTTGGGTCTCCCCAAGAATGGACCAGAAGCCAACAAACTGTTGAATTACCGCACCCCCACCACATCTCAGGGGGAGGCGGGAGACTTCGCTCTTATGACCTACTTTGTGTTGAAGAAACGCTGCACAAGCCAGGGAAACCTCACCATCAGAGAAGTCAACGACTTTCTGGACTCGGTGGCCATCAACAATGCCGGTAAGCAGAAGGACCTGGTGAAGAAGAGCCTGCTGCATCTTATCACCCAGAGCACGGCACTGGAGCAGAAGTGGCTTATCCGCATGATCCTGAAGGACATGAAGCTGGGGGTCAGCAAAGAGACCGTACTCCAGGTGTTCCACTTAGATGCGGCCGAGCTCTATAACTTCACCACAGACCTAAACAAGGTGTGCCGGCAGCTCCACGACCCCTCTGTGTCCCTCAGCGAAGTGTCCATTGGCCTGTTCTTTGCCTTCAAACCTATGCTGGCCGCCATGGCCAACATGCGCCAGGTGGAGAAGCAGATGGGCAACAGCACCTTCTTCATAGAGACCAAGCTGGATGGAGAGCGCATCCAGCTGCACAAGGATGGCGACGTCTACAAGTACTTCACACGGAACTCCTTCGAGTACACCCAGCAGTTTGGTGCATCGCCGCTAGAGGGCTCCCTGACACCTTTCATCCACAATGTCTTCAAGCCCCACGTAGTCAAATGCATCCTGGATGGGGAGATGATGGCGTACAACCCCACTGCCGACACCTTCATGCAAAAAGGAAGCAAGTTTGACATCAAGAGGCTAGTGGATGACTCCGAGCTGCAGACGTGCTTTTGCGTTTTCGATGTACTTCTTGTGAACGACCACAAGTTTGGCAACGAGACGTTGAAGGTGCGCCACGACAACCTTCAGACTGTCTTCACTCCTGTTAAAGGGAGGATACACGTGGTGCCGAAAACGGAGGCCAAAACTATGCAAGAGGTGGTGAACGCCCTCAACGAAGCCATTGACAACAGGGAAGAGGGCATCATGGTGAAAGATCCCTCATCCGTCTACAAGCCCGATAAGCGAGGTGAGGGCTGGCTCAAGATAAAGCCGGAGTACGTTGATGGCTTGATGGATGAGCTCGACCTGTTGATTGTCGGAGGCTACTGGGGAAAAGGAAGGCGAGGTGGCATGATGTCTCATTTCCTCGTTGCGGTGGCCGAAGCTCCGAagcctggagagaaaccctctgTCTTCCACACGCTCTGTCGCATCGGTTCCGGCTACACCATGAAGGAGCTGTATGACTTGGGGCTGAAGCTGGCCAAGCACTGGAAAGTCTACCGGAAGAACGACCCTCCGGCCTCCATTCTGTGTGGGACGGAGAGACCGGAAGTCTACATTGACCCGTGCAACTCGGTCATCATCCAGGTGAAGGCAGCAGAAATAGTCAGTAGTGACATGTACAAAACCAACTGCACGTTACGCTTCCCCAGGATCGAGAAGATCCGGGAGGACAAAGAGTGGCACCAGTGCATGACCCTAGCTGAGCTCGATCAGTTTCGCAACAAGGCGTCCGGGAAGTTGTTCTCGCGCCACCTCCGCATCAATGACAATGACGGGCCTGAAAAGAAGAAGCGCAAGTTGCCGGCAGCGGCCAAGCCCAAGAAAGCTGTCGGCGTCATCGACCACTTCAAGTCCCAGGACCTATCTGGCGTCACCAAGGAGAGAAACATGTTCGAGGACGTGGAGTTCTGCGTGATGAATGGCAACGAGGCGCACACCAAGGCGGAGCTGGAGAAAGCAGTGGCCCGATGTGGCGGTATTGTAGTCCAGAACCCGGGACCGGACACCTACTGTGTGATTGCCGCTGTGGAGAACATGCGTGTGAAGAACCTTATCTCTTCAGACCAGCACGACGTGGTGTGGGCTGCCTGGCTGCTGGAGTGCCTAGACAGGAAGCAGGTGGTGCCATGGCAACCATGTCACATGATACACATGTCGCCCTCCACCAAGGAGCACTTTGCCAAGGAATACGACTGCTACGGAGACAGCTACTTCGTGGACACGGACGAGCAGCAGCTGAGGGAAGTCTTCGGTCGGATTGGCAGAGCGGACACTTTGACGGCACAGTGCATCGCTAAGTTGGAGGAACGCTACAGCTGGGACGACCTCCCCACTAGCATGTTCAGACCTTTCAGGGTCTACATGGACAGAT